A region from the Triticum aestivum cultivar Chinese Spring chromosome 3D, IWGSC CS RefSeq v2.1, whole genome shotgun sequence genome encodes:
- the LOC123080635 gene encoding protein LIFEGUARD 2 yields the protein MMGYQKGVDIEAGTSGGGTGTTAPTRGLYPGMTESPELRWALIRKIYVILSLQLLLTAVVAAVVVKVRAIPHFFVSSSAGLGLYIFLIIFPFIVLCPLYFYRQKHPVNLLLLGVFTVAISFAVGMTCAFTSGKVILEAAILTTVVVFSLTAYTFWAAKRGQDFSFLGPFLFASLIMLLVFGFIQILFPMGKLSHMIYGALAALIFSGYIVYDTDNIIKRYTYDEYVWAAVSLYLDVINLFLALLTLFRAGDS from the exons ATGATGGGGTACCAGAAGGGCGTCGACATCGAGGCGGGGACCTCCGGCGGCGGCACCGGCACCACCGCGCCGACCCGGGGGCTGTACCCCGGGATGACGGAGAGCCCGGAGCTGCGCTGGGCTCTCATCCGGAAGATCTACGTCATCCTCTCCCTGCAGCTCCTCCtcaccgccgtcgtcgccgccgtcgtcgtcaagGTCCGCGCCATCCCGCACTTCTTCGTCTCCTCCAGCGCCGGCCTCGGGCTCTacatcttcctcatcatcttcCCCTTCATCG TGCTGTGCCCGTTGTACTTCTACCGCCAGAAGCACCCGGTCAACCTGCTGCTGCTTGGCGTCTTCACAGTGGCCATCAGCTTCGCTGTGGGCATGACATGTGCCTTTACTAGCG GCAAGGTCATTCTGGAGGCCGCGATTCTTACAACAGTGGTTGTCTTCAGCCTCACTGCTTACACCTTCTGGGCCGCAAAGAGGGGCCAGGACTTCAGCTTCCTTGGTCCTTTCCTATTTGCTTCTCTCATCATGTTGCTCGTCTTTGGGTTCATTCAG ATCCTCTTCCCGATGGGCAAGCTCTCTCACATGATCTATGGCGCATTGGCGGCACTCATCTTCAGTGGCTACATTGTCTATGACACGGACAACATCATCAAGCGTTACACCTACGACGAGTATGTCTGGGCCGCCGTCTCGCTCTACCTTGACGTCATCAATCTGTTCCTGGCCCTGCTGACCCTGTTTAGGGCGGGTGACAGCTAA